From one Sulfurimonas sp. HSL-3221 genomic stretch:
- a CDS encoding TraR/DksA family transcriptional regulator, translating into MKKKHLETFETTLLAMKSELESSIARLLMENDAVTTTDDGVDMQDEVSLENESRNETALIQQQRHELDEVNHALSKIKNGTYGVCEASGDKIPLERLQAVPHARYCIEEQREAEL; encoded by the coding sequence ATGAAAAAAAAGCATTTGGAAACGTTTGAAACAACGCTGCTGGCGATGAAATCGGAGCTGGAATCGAGCATCGCGCGTCTTCTCATGGAGAATGACGCCGTGACGACGACGGACGACGGTGTCGATATGCAGGACGAAGTTTCGCTGGAAAACGAGAGCCGGAACGAAACGGCGCTGATCCAACAGCAGCGGCATGAGCTCGATGAGGTCAATCACGCCCTGTCAAAGATCAAAAACGGAACCTACGGCGTCTGCGAGGCGAGCGGCGACAAGATCCCCCTTGAGAGGCTGCAGGCGGTCCCGCATGCCCGATACTGCATCGAGGAGCAGCGCGAAGCGGAACTGTAG
- a CDS encoding sulfite exporter TauE/SafE family protein, which yields MKRLLQGFAAGGAVATLAGLIGLGGAEFRLPVLKGLFRLDTLKAVILNKATSLIVVFFALLFRASEIPFDQLWEYKSIMLNLLAGSLAGAWIAAGIAMRISERTLDRIVLALLLFLATVLIGEHWFLQGENGALFDAPLAQMIAGVAAGFGIGVVASMLGVAGGELLIPVIVLLYGVDIKLAGSLSLAISLPTMIVGFARYSQSQAFIVLREERRLFIALAVGSIAGAAAGSALLGVVPGDMLVLLLAVVLMLSAYKIFSHQQKNSTQSA from the coding sequence ATGAAACGTCTCCTCCAGGGATTCGCCGCCGGGGGCGCTGTCGCGACACTGGCGGGGCTGATCGGGCTGGGCGGCGCGGAATTCCGGCTGCCTGTACTCAAGGGGCTGTTCCGGCTCGACACGCTCAAGGCCGTTATCCTTAACAAGGCGACATCGCTCATCGTCGTCTTTTTCGCACTGCTCTTCCGCGCTTCTGAAATCCCTTTTGATCAGCTGTGGGAGTACAAAAGCATCATGCTCAACCTTCTCGCAGGCTCCCTGGCGGGCGCCTGGATCGCTGCCGGCATTGCGATGAGGATCAGCGAGCGCACGCTCGACCGCATCGTGCTCGCACTCCTGCTATTTCTCGCTACCGTCCTGATAGGAGAGCACTGGTTCCTCCAGGGAGAGAACGGGGCGCTTTTTGATGCCCCGCTGGCACAGATGATTGCGGGCGTAGCGGCAGGATTCGGCATCGGTGTCGTCGCATCGATGCTCGGTGTGGCGGGAGGCGAGCTGCTCATCCCCGTGATCGTCCTGCTTTACGGCGTCGACATCAAACTGGCCGGCAGCCTCTCACTCGCGATCAGCCTGCCGACGATGATCGTCGGTTTTGCACGGTACAGCCAGAGCCAGGCCTTTATCGTCTTGCGCGAAGAGCGGCGGCTCTTCATCGCCCTGGCCGTCGGGTCCATTGCCGGCGCCGCCGCCGGTTCGGCTCTGCTCGGGGTTGTTCCCGGGGACATGCTGGTCCTCCTGCTGGCGGTGGTCCTGATGCTCTCGGCATACAAGATCTTCTCTCATCAGCAAAAAAATTCGACACAGTCGGCGTGA
- a CDS encoding GNAT family N-acetyltransferase: MQLAWHDTCDGIDWEQLSDLYRVAPLGDKPPEALRTVFSNSMFVCFVFDGATLVASGRALADGVDCAYICDVAVLPAYQGQGLGKGIVSALVERARGHKKIILYANPGKEAFYEKLGFRRMRTAMAVFENREQAIAWGLLE; the protein is encoded by the coding sequence ATGCAGCTTGCATGGCACGATACCTGCGACGGCATTGACTGGGAGCAGCTTTCCGATCTCTACAGGGTTGCCCCGCTGGGAGACAAGCCCCCGGAGGCGCTTCGGACGGTCTTCAGCAACAGCATGTTCGTCTGTTTCGTCTTCGACGGAGCTACTCTGGTCGCCTCGGGACGGGCACTTGCCGACGGCGTTGACTGCGCCTATATCTGCGATGTCGCCGTGCTGCCGGCCTACCAGGGCCAGGGGCTTGGCAAAGGCATTGTCTCCGCGCTCGTCGAACGCGCCCGCGGACATAAAAAGATCATTCTCTACGCCAATCCGGGGAAGGAGGCGTTTTACGAAAAGCTCGGTTTCAGACGCATGCGCACGGCCATGGCGGTTTTTGAAAACCGGGAGCAGGCGATCGCGTGGGGACTGCTGGAATAA
- a CDS encoding NAD(P)H-dependent oxidoreductase, producing MHIKAHYLDILQFRHAARQFREHKTIAADELDYILEAGRLSPSSFGIEPWQFLVVTSDPLKRQLQSCCYGQEQVGTASAVIVILARKTLRIEDGYVEPLLRRDGDDLYENVLKGFYAGYTDALSPGQLGDYADKQCYLAAMNLMNAAAALGIDSCPLGGFDAEAVMSLLRVDTATFGVSMVLPMGYGTSRPEHRHRRAFDDVVTFVD from the coding sequence ATGCATATAAAAGCACACTACCTGGACATTCTGCAATTCCGGCATGCCGCCCGACAGTTTCGCGAGCATAAAACGATCGCCGCTGATGAGCTGGACTACATTCTCGAGGCCGGGCGTCTCAGCCCCTCCTCCTTCGGCATCGAACCGTGGCAGTTCCTGGTCGTCACCTCTGACCCGCTGAAACGGCAGCTTCAGAGCTGCTGTTACGGCCAGGAACAGGTGGGGACGGCCTCGGCGGTGATCGTCATTCTCGCCAGAAAAACGCTCCGCATCGAGGACGGTTATGTCGAACCCCTGCTGCGCCGCGACGGGGACGACCTCTATGAAAACGTCCTCAAGGGTTTTTATGCGGGCTATACCGACGCACTGAGCCCCGGGCAGCTCGGCGATTATGCTGACAAACAGTGCTATCTCGCGGCGATGAACCTGATGAACGCCGCGGCGGCGCTGGGCATCGACTCCTGTCCCCTCGGAGGCTTCGACGCGGAAGCGGTGATGTCCCTGCTGCGGGTCGATACAGCGACCTTTGGCGTCTCGATGGTGCTCCCGATGGGGTACGGCACCTCCCGTCCCGAGCATCGCCATCGCCGCGCATTCGACGACGTCGTCACCTTTGTGGACTAG
- a CDS encoding DMT family transporter, which produces MYAMTLYLTAFAAGIALAVQGGFNAQLGVMLKNPFLATLIAYTVSTLFALLYLMGNPAQLSLPKGGGSVPLYLWVAGGFFSVIGIALYYYIIPKIGISKMFTFGLSGQMVFVMIAGAFGWFGLPMEAITYKKLAGLAIMLSGVALITYEG; this is translated from the coding sequence ATGTATGCGATGACACTCTACCTCACTGCATTCGCAGCCGGGATTGCCCTGGCGGTGCAAGGCGGTTTCAATGCGCAGCTGGGCGTCATGCTGAAAAACCCGTTTCTCGCAACGCTGATTGCCTACACGGTCAGCACGCTCTTTGCGCTGCTCTACCTCATGGGCAATCCGGCGCAACTGTCGCTTCCGAAAGGAGGCGGCAGCGTGCCCCTTTACCTCTGGGTTGCCGGGGGATTTTTCAGCGTTATCGGCATCGCCCTGTATTACTACATTATTCCGAAGATCGGCATCTCAAAGATGTTCACCTTCGGCTTGAGCGGCCAGATGGTTTTCGTCATGATCGCCGGCGCGTTCGGCTGGTTCGGTCTGCCCATGGAGGCCATTACGTACAAAAAGCTCGCCGGACTCGCGATCATGCTCTCCGGCGTCGCACTCATCACCTATGAAGGATAA
- a CDS encoding Crp/Fnr family transcriptional regulator, with amino-acid sequence MIDNECLASLKHVMDAYAPISERSWEAFETHITFQTYQKGETLLRFGDTATRLYFICKGLLRTYFLDEEGHMYNKNLFLEHDFAGSKASMLLGSPSEFCIEALEETSVIEIAYRDYRRLIDKYDDVKAFYIAYLEQKWVIEKERVEIALVLEDARSRYLAFLKKHPGIEKRVSQHHIAAHLGITPTQLSRIRKNLK; translated from the coding sequence ATGATCGACAACGAATGCCTCGCCTCTTTAAAACACGTCATGGACGCCTACGCTCCCATTTCCGAACGTTCATGGGAAGCGTTCGAGACGCACATCACCTTCCAGACCTATCAAAAAGGAGAAACCCTGCTGCGTTTCGGCGATACGGCGACGAGACTCTACTTTATCTGCAAAGGGCTCCTGCGCACCTATTTTCTGGACGAAGAGGGACATATGTACAACAAAAACCTCTTTTTGGAACATGATTTTGCCGGTTCAAAGGCCTCCATGCTGCTCGGCTCCCCTTCGGAGTTCTGTATCGAGGCGTTGGAGGAGACCTCCGTCATCGAGATCGCCTACCGAGACTACCGCCGCCTCATCGACAAGTATGACGACGTCAAAGCGTTCTACATCGCCTACCTTGAACAGAAGTGGGTCATCGAGAAAGAGCGCGTCGAGATCGCCCTTGTGCTCGAAGATGCGCGCTCACGGTATCTCGCCTTTCTCAAAAAGCACCCCGGGATCGAAAAGCGTGTCAGCCAGCACCATATCGCCGCGCACCTCGGCATCACGCCGACCCAGCTGAGCCGCATACGCAAAAACCTCAAATAA
- a CDS encoding CDGSH iron-sulfur domain-containing protein — protein sequence MTETAQSITIVKNGPLIVRGSIPLSVQTIGVNDEGEAVKWIEGKQYPLQAVYSLCRCGQSKKHPFCDGSHAKCGFDGTETAERLPIVELSKTYDGPDIYLTDAKCYCALARFCDPHGGVWNMVKLSDDPEIRPVLLQEVWDCPAGRLVAWDKKTGEAIEPKFEHSIVLIEDPQKHCSGPIWVRGGIPVISADGTPYEIRNRVTLCRCGASHNKPFCDARHLLTHFKATEDK from the coding sequence ATGACTGAAACAGCACAAAGCATTACCATCGTCAAAAACGGCCCCCTCATCGTCAGGGGCAGTATTCCCCTCTCCGTACAGACCATTGGCGTCAACGATGAGGGCGAAGCGGTCAAGTGGATCGAGGGAAAGCAGTATCCGCTCCAGGCCGTTTACAGCCTCTGCCGCTGCGGGCAGTCCAAAAAGCACCCGTTCTGCGACGGCAGTCACGCGAAGTGCGGTTTTGACGGCACCGAAACGGCTGAACGTCTCCCCATCGTGGAACTTTCAAAGACCTACGACGGCCCCGACATCTACCTGACCGATGCCAAATGCTACTGTGCCCTCGCCCGCTTCTGCGACCCGCACGGCGGGGTATGGAACATGGTAAAACTTTCGGACGATCCTGAAATCCGCCCGGTGCTCCTCCAGGAGGTGTGGGACTGCCCGGCCGGACGGCTCGTGGCCTGGGACAAAAAGACCGGGGAGGCGATCGAACCAAAGTTTGAACACTCCATCGTGCTTATCGAGGACCCGCAAAAGCACTGCAGCGGCCCCATTTGGGTTCGCGGCGGCATCCCCGTCATCTCGGCGGACGGCACCCCTTATGAGATCAGGAACCGCGTCACGCTTTGCCGCTGCGGGGCATCACACAACAAGCCTTTCTGCGATGCCAGGCACCTGCTGACGCATTTCAAGGCGACCGAAGACAAATAA
- a CDS encoding DUF5671 domain-containing protein: MAAVSEELSNFIREALQQGLGRPEIEKVLLEAGWMKEEVAHGLGKYADVDFPIPVPKPKPYLSAMEAFLYLLLFAALYMSAYNLGSLLFNIIALLLPDPALTDRGDMEAWIERGIRWDISMLLIAFPLYLYMSYLISRSYRRDPLGRASKIRKWLTYVTLFIVSGFIVGDLAVLIFNLLGGEMTLRFFLKFLVVGIIAGTIFGYYLWDLRKEEKEQ; encoded by the coding sequence ATGGCGGCTGTCTCTGAAGAACTGTCGAATTTTATCCGGGAGGCTCTGCAGCAGGGTCTCGGGCGCCCGGAGATCGAAAAGGTCCTGCTCGAAGCCGGATGGATGAAAGAGGAGGTCGCGCACGGACTCGGGAAATACGCCGACGTCGATTTTCCGATCCCGGTGCCGAAACCAAAACCCTATCTCTCGGCGATGGAAGCTTTCCTCTACCTGCTGCTCTTTGCCGCACTCTATATGAGCGCATACAACCTGGGAAGCCTGCTCTTCAATATCATTGCCCTGTTGCTTCCCGATCCGGCACTGACAGACAGGGGGGATATGGAGGCATGGATAGAACGCGGCATCCGCTGGGACATCTCCATGCTGCTCATCGCCTTTCCGCTCTATCTCTATATGAGCTACCTGATCAGCCGATCCTACCGGCGGGATCCTCTCGGACGGGCGTCAAAGATACGCAAGTGGCTGACCTACGTGACGCTGTTCATCGTTTCCGGGTTTATCGTCGGCGACCTGGCCGTTTTGATCTTCAACCTTCTGGGCGGGGAAATGACGCTGCGTTTCTTCCTGAAATTCCTGGTCGTCGGCATTATCGCCGGGACGATCTTCGGCTACTACCTGTGGGACCTCCGTAAAGAGGAGAAAGAGCAATGA
- the htpG gene encoding molecular chaperone HtpG: MAKHQFQTEINQLLQLMIHSLYSNKEIFLRELVSNASDALDKLNMLHLTDDAYKGIAFTPRVDIAIDKEAKTLTVNDTGIGMNDEDLVAHLGTIAKSGTKAFLENLSGDAKKDSQLIGQFGVGFYAAFMVADKIEVVTKKAGEEQAYKWISAGDGEFDIEPTEKEGNGTSITLFLKDEDEEFLETYRIENIIKKYSNHIPFPIFMDKENFIPAERDDEGNETKPSSTEIKNEQINKASALWTLSKSDISDDEYKEFYSSLSHDSGEPITWLHHKAEGAIEYTTLFYIPSKAPMDLYRVDYQPGVKLYINRVFITDDDKELMPTYLRFLRGVIDSKDLPLNVSREILQSNPVMNKIQNASVKKVLSELAKLKKKDAEKFDAFYNEFGNVIKEGLYSDFGNREKILELLKFNTLNSDEQTDIESFVTKVDETKKEIYYISGKMSLQMLKNSPQLERFKAKGIDVLILNDEIDTIVFPMVTEYKEYKFVNVSDAQFEESEEEKKADEETAKAFESLVNAMSEALGDKVSKVEVTTELTDSPVCLKIDKEDPNYQMTQMMKQFGGGMGMEIPEIKPILQINPKHELLEKLNGTSDVNLVNDAAFVLLDQAKLFEGAELDDTAGFIARMNRIMSKAL, translated from the coding sequence ATGGCAAAACATCAGTTCCAGACCGAAATCAACCAGCTGCTTCAGCTGATGATCCACTCGCTCTATTCCAACAAAGAGATTTTTCTGCGCGAGCTCGTCTCCAACGCCTCCGACGCCCTCGACAAGCTCAACATGCTGCACCTGACCGACGATGCCTATAAAGGGATCGCCTTCACGCCGCGTGTCGATATCGCGATTGATAAAGAGGCCAAGACCCTGACCGTCAACGACACCGGAATCGGGATGAACGACGAGGACCTCGTCGCCCACCTCGGTACCATCGCCAAATCTGGCACCAAAGCCTTCCTGGAGAACCTCTCCGGCGACGCGAAAAAAGACAGCCAGCTTATCGGCCAGTTCGGTGTCGGCTTCTACGCGGCCTTCATGGTCGCCGACAAGATCGAGGTGGTAACTAAGAAAGCGGGCGAGGAGCAGGCGTACAAATGGATCTCTGCCGGCGACGGCGAGTTCGATATCGAACCGACGGAAAAAGAGGGTAACGGTACCAGCATCACCCTCTTCCTCAAGGACGAGGACGAGGAGTTTCTCGAGACCTACCGTATCGAGAACATCATCAAGAAGTACTCCAACCACATCCCTTTCCCGATCTTCATGGACAAGGAAAATTTCATCCCGGCCGAGCGTGACGACGAAGGCAACGAAACGAAACCGTCCAGCACGGAGATCAAGAACGAGCAGATCAACAAGGCCTCAGCGCTCTGGACGCTCTCCAAATCCGACATCAGCGACGACGAGTACAAAGAGTTTTACAGCTCCCTGTCACACGACTCGGGCGAACCGATCACCTGGCTGCACCACAAAGCCGAAGGTGCGATCGAGTACACGACCCTCTTCTACATCCCGTCCAAGGCGCCGATGGACCTCTACCGCGTCGACTACCAGCCGGGTGTGAAGCTCTACATCAACCGCGTCTTTATCACCGACGACGACAAAGAGCTGATGCCGACCTACCTGCGCTTCCTGCGCGGTGTCATCGACTCTAAGGACCTCCCGCTCAACGTCAGCCGCGAGATCCTGCAGTCCAACCCGGTCATGAACAAGATCCAGAACGCCTCGGTCAAGAAGGTGCTCAGCGAGCTTGCCAAGCTCAAGAAGAAAGATGCCGAGAAGTTCGACGCCTTCTACAATGAATTCGGCAACGTCATCAAAGAGGGGCTTTACAGCGACTTCGGCAACCGCGAGAAGATCCTGGAACTGCTGAAGTTCAACACCCTCAACAGCGACGAGCAGACGGATATCGAATCCTTCGTGACCAAGGTCGACGAGACGAAAAAGGAGATCTACTACATCAGCGGCAAAATGAGCCTCCAGATGCTCAAGAATTCACCGCAGCTCGAGCGCTTCAAGGCAAAAGGGATCGACGTTCTCATCCTCAACGACGAGATCGACACCATCGTCTTCCCGATGGTCACGGAGTACAAAGAGTACAAGTTCGTCAACGTTTCCGATGCCCAGTTCGAGGAGAGCGAAGAGGAGAAAAAAGCGGACGAAGAGACCGCAAAAGCCTTTGAAAGCCTCGTCAATGCCATGAGCGAGGCTCTTGGTGACAAGGTCTCGAAGGTCGAAGTCACCACGGAGCTCACCGACTCACCGGTCTGCCTCAAGATCGACAAAGAGGACCCGAACTACCAGATGACACAGATGATGAAACAGTTCGGCGGCGGCATGGGCATGGAGATCCCGGAGATCAAGCCGATCCTCCAGATCAACCCGAAACACGAGCTGCTCGAAAAACTCAACGGCACGTCAGACGTCAATCTCGTCAACGACGCCGCCTTCGTCCTGCTCGATCAGGCGAAGCTCTTCGAGGGTGCCGAACTCGACGACACTGCCGGTTTCATCGCGCGGATGAACCGCATTATGAGCAAGGCGCTGTAA
- the truA gene encoding tRNA pseudouridine(38-40) synthase TruA, with product MRIKLTLSYNGSRFSGSQSQTETGNTVMGVLHQALTRLGISAKPIASGRTDAGVHAFRQVVHIDLPPHWSDLAKLRRALAHQLPASIGIRRLERATDDFHARFSARRRVYRYIMSDLPSNPFEAELVTFTPPLELERINSAMRLFEGEHDFEYFKKTGSDVKHYVRTVYKAFAYRRRGYTILYFEANGYLRSQIRMMADAVLKVNSGEMSLAQLQEQIDVKTRHSTDLAPAAGLYLSKITY from the coding sequence ATGCGCATCAAACTGACCCTCAGCTATAACGGCAGCCGCTTCTCCGGCTCCCAAAGCCAGACGGAGACGGGCAACACCGTTATGGGTGTCCTGCACCAGGCGCTCACGCGCCTCGGCATCTCTGCCAAACCGATCGCTTCGGGCCGCACCGACGCCGGCGTCCACGCCTTCCGTCAGGTCGTGCACATTGACCTGCCGCCGCACTGGAGCGACCTCGCCAAACTCCGCCGCGCCCTCGCCCATCAACTCCCTGCCTCCATCGGCATCCGCCGCCTGGAAAGGGCCACAGACGACTTCCATGCCCGTTTCAGCGCGCGCCGCCGCGTCTACCGCTACATCATGAGCGACCTTCCTTCCAACCCCTTTGAAGCGGAACTCGTCACCTTCACTCCGCCCCTGGAGCTGGAACGGATCAATAGCGCCATGCGCCTTTTCGAGGGCGAGCACGACTTCGAATATTTCAAAAAGACCGGTTCCGACGTGAAACACTATGTCCGTACCGTCTACAAAGCCTTCGCCTACCGCCGCAGGGGCTACACCATCCTCTACTTCGAGGCCAACGGCTACCTCCGCTCGCAGATCCGGATGATGGCCGACGCCGTCCTGAAGGTCAACAGCGGCGAAATGAGCCTCGCACAACTGCAGGAGCAGATCGACGTCAAAACGCGCCACAGCACCGACCTGGCCCCCGCCGCCGGGCTCTACCTTTCAAAGATTACCTACTGA
- a CDS encoding LptF/LptG family permease — protein MHKLRRYILSTFGLLFFSIFLPLFSIASVIFLIKLASYTAVIQLNLWEMFKLYLFILPEILFYTLPITFFVAAALSLFRLSTDNEMVVVFALGIKPTFILYTLMKPAALLSLLLIFDFFVLFPHTTVLSTNFVRYKQSEANFNLQASEFGHNFGDWLLYIGKAHKDRSYGDVVLFHKEEKEEILIQAEKAEVLNNKGVLRLKLTNGQGYSYTDEKLTQMQFEAMMINNVMQTELRPYNSPIDFWLDPERRKNKIRMFITDILLSLFPVAGLFAALSIGIAHVRHQKGFVYLWLFASMLFYYSGTTGLQKALGFYTIPAVFFSWLFVTYIIYRRRIRARF, from the coding sequence ATGCATAAACTGCGCCGCTACATCCTGAGCACCTTCGGCCTGCTCTTTTTCTCGATCTTCCTGCCGCTCTTCTCCATCGCGTCGGTGATTTTCCTGATCAAGCTCGCCAGCTATACGGCGGTCATCCAGCTCAACCTCTGGGAGATGTTCAAACTCTACCTTTTCATCCTCCCCGAAATCCTCTTTTACACCCTCCCCATTACCTTTTTTGTCGCTGCGGCCCTCTCGCTTTTCCGCCTTTCGACCGACAATGAGATGGTCGTCGTCTTCGCCCTGGGGATTAAACCAACCTTCATTCTCTACACGCTCATGAAGCCGGCAGCGCTGCTGAGCCTGCTGCTGATCTTCGATTTTTTCGTCCTCTTCCCCCATACGACGGTCCTCTCGACCAACTTCGTCCGCTACAAGCAGAGCGAAGCGAACTTCAACCTCCAGGCATCCGAGTTCGGGCACAATTTCGGCGACTGGCTGCTCTACATCGGCAAGGCCCACAAAGACCGCAGCTACGGCGACGTCGTTCTCTTCCACAAAGAGGAGAAAGAGGAGATCCTTATCCAGGCGGAGAAAGCCGAGGTTCTCAACAACAAAGGCGTTCTCCGCCTGAAGCTGACCAACGGCCAGGGCTACAGCTATACCGACGAAAAGCTGACCCAGATGCAGTTCGAGGCGATGATGATCAACAACGTCATGCAGACGGAGCTGCGCCCCTATAACAGTCCCATCGACTTCTGGCTCGACCCCGAACGGCGCAAGAACAAGATCCGGATGTTCATCACCGACATCCTGCTCTCCCTCTTCCCCGTTGCGGGCCTCTTCGCGGCCCTCTCCATCGGGATCGCCCACGTACGGCACCAAAAAGGGTTCGTCTACCTCTGGCTCTTCGCCTCCATGCTCTTTTACTACTCCGGAACGACGGGCCTGCAAAAAGCGTTGGGCTTTTACACGATCCCGGCCGTCTTTTTCAGCTGGCTCTTTGTCACCTACATCATCTACCGCAGACGCATCCGGGCACGCTTTTAA
- a CDS encoding prepilin peptidase, with protein MMFWTTLALVALFGALFGSFLNVVIYRIPRGESIVFPASHCPHCGTNLKPWHNVPVLSWLMLRGRCAFCGVPISAQYPLIELLSAAIATALYLKLGLSAAMIGITGVFLTLLALLVIDFYYKMVPDSLNLLALTLAVVSVWSPQMLAENLKNALIFAGGFALLRFYVSYYLFVKIKRMSPNLKQASWVRNYNTIPAVVEAMGEGDIMIGATMGALLGVQLGLAAVFLSALLALPAMLLTRNETDASKQLPFIPFLAMATWIVYIFDTPIARWMEAFYA; from the coding sequence ATGATGTTCTGGACCACCCTCGCACTCGTTGCCCTGTTCGGAGCACTTTTCGGCTCCTTTCTCAACGTTGTCATCTACCGCATCCCCCGAGGCGAGAGCATCGTTTTTCCCGCGTCGCACTGCCCGCACTGCGGGACCAACCTGAAGCCGTGGCATAACGTTCCCGTCCTCTCCTGGCTCATGCTGCGCGGCCGCTGCGCCTTCTGCGGGGTTCCCATCAGCGCCCAGTACCCGCTGATCGAGCTGCTCAGCGCCGCCATCGCCACCGCGCTTTACCTCAAGCTCGGCCTCTCCGCGGCCATGATCGGGATCACAGGGGTCTTTCTGACCCTGCTGGCCCTGCTGGTCATCGACTTTTACTACAAGATGGTCCCCGACAGCCTGAACCTGCTGGCCCTGACCCTCGCCGTCGTGAGCGTCTGGTCGCCGCAGATGCTGGCGGAGAATCTGAAAAACGCCCTCATTTTCGCCGGAGGATTCGCCCTGCTGCGCTTTTACGTCTCCTACTACCTCTTTGTCAAGATCAAGCGTATGAGCCCCAATCTCAAACAGGCATCCTGGGTCCGGAACTACAACACCATACCGGCCGTTGTCGAGGCGATGGGCGAAGGCGACATCATGATCGGTGCGACGATGGGGGCGCTGCTGGGAGTGCAGCTCGGCCTAGCGGCCGTCTTTCTCTCCGCCCTGCTCGCCCTGCCCGCGATGCTGCTGACGCGCAACGAGACCGACGCGAGCAAGCAGCTGCCGTTCATCCCGTTCCTGGCGATGGCGACCTGGATCGTCTACATTTTCGATACACCGATCGCGCGCTGGATGGAAGCCTTCTATGCATAA
- a CDS encoding di-trans,poly-cis-decaprenylcistransferase, translating to MSNLPRHVAIIMDGNGRWAQQQKLARIRGHERGVETIRDIITFAAHHNEIEFLTLYAFSTENWKRPKAEVSFLMKLLSRYLKKELPVYLEHDVRFKAIGDLSGFSASLQAQIHTTETETAHCTGLTQFMALNYGAKDEIVRSVKALQNDGVDVTEETLNGALDAPEPVDLLIRTGGDHRLSNFLLWQAAYAELFFTRTLWPDFTPVELQSIIDQYKSVERRFGGL from the coding sequence ATGAGCAATCTGCCCCGCCACGTCGCGATCATCATGGACGGCAACGGCCGCTGGGCGCAACAGCAGAAGCTGGCCCGCATCAGAGGGCATGAACGCGGCGTTGAAACCATCCGGGACATCATCACCTTCGCCGCCCACCACAACGAGATCGAGTTCCTGACGCTCTACGCCTTCAGCACCGAAAACTGGAAACGGCCCAAAGCCGAAGTGAGCTTCCTGATGAAGCTGCTCTCCCGGTACCTGAAAAAAGAGTTGCCTGTCTACCTTGAACACGATGTGCGTTTCAAGGCGATCGGCGATCTTTCGGGGTTTTCAGCCTCCCTGCAGGCACAGATCCATACGACGGAAACGGAAACGGCACACTGCACGGGACTGACACAGTTTATGGCTCTCAATTACGGCGCGAAAGACGAGATCGTCAGGAGTGTTAAAGCGCTTCAAAACGATGGGGTCGACGTCACCGAAGAGACGCTCAACGGCGCGCTTGACGCCCCCGAACCCGTGGACCTGCTTATCCGCACCGGGGGCGACCACCGCCTCTCCAACTTTCTGCTGTGGCAGGCGGCCTATGCGGAGCTCTTTTTTACCCGCACGCTCTGGCCCGATTTCACGCCCGTTGAGCTGCAAAGCATTATCGACCAGTACAAATCGGTCGAGCGCCGTTTCGGAGGATTATGA